In the Campylobacter lari genome, AACCTTTTACTGCACCTGTTCCATAAGCATAAAGTACCACTGAAGTGATTAATGAAGTAATGTTAGAATCTAAAATCGCACTCATTGCATGTTTATAACCATTTTCAACACTTTGCCTTATGCTAGCACCTTCTCGCAATAATTCTCTAATTCTTTCATTAATAATAACATTAGAATCTACTGCCATACCCACAGTCAGTACAAGTCCTGCCATACCAGGTAAAGTTAAGGTTGCTCCAAACATAGCCATTACAGCAATAATTACTAAAATATTTGCCACTAAAGCAATATTAGCAAAAATTCCTGCTATACCATAATACATCACCATAAATGCAATAACTAATATGGAAGCACCTGCTAGGGCTATCATACTCATTTTAATACTATCAGCACCCAAAGATGGTCCAACACTTCTTTTTTCAAGCATTTTAACCGGTGCTAAAAGCGCCCCACTTCTTAAAGCAATGGCTACATCATGAGCTTCTTCTACAGTAAAGCTACCACTAATTTGGCCACTACCCCCGCCTATTCTTTCATTAATTCTTGGAGCTGAATATACTTTATTATCCAAAACTATAGCTAAGCGTTTGCCTACATTATTTCCTGTATAGTCTCCAAATTTTTTCGCACCTTCTGAATTTAAATTAAAATTAATCACAGGAAGATTATTACTTTGTGCAAAACCTACTTTTGCATCTGTTAGCATAGAACCATCAAGAATAGGTATAGATTTTACTAGATATTTAATTTGAGGATTTTTTGCATCTTCAAAAATCAAATCTCCATATTCAGCAGCTTGGGCTGGAGTAAGATTATTTACTTGATCCATTCTAACATCATCTACTTCCATTAATTGCAAATGTGCAGCTTTTGCGATAAGTTCTCTAGCTCTAGCCTCATCTGCAGCAGTTTTAATACCTGGAAGCTCGACTAAAATTTTATCCTCACCTGATCTTGCTACATTTGGCTCTGCAAGACCAAATTGATCAAGTCTATTTCTAATGGTTTCTACAGCTTGTAAAATAGCTTGTTCATGAGTTAGTTTGATTTCTTCTTGGGTTAAAGAAAGTGTGTAGTGTAAATTTTCATGTGCAATAGCCAAGCCTTTAATGTCTTTTAACAACAAATCAACCTTAGCTACATCATTTTCATCTAATAAACTAAATTCAATACTAGTATCATTTACTTTGATTTTATCAACAATAATATCTTCTTTATTGATAGAATAACTAAGAGAAGAGGCTATGGATTTAACCTTTGATTTAACCGCCTCTTCTACTTCTACACCTAATAACATATGCAAACCACCTTGCAAATCAAGCCCTAGGTTGATCTTAGCACCACTTTGGGTTTGCATAAAAGAAGGTATGGAAAAAACTAATCCTATAAGAAAAACTACAAAGAAAATAATACTTCTATAAGTAATTTTTCCACTACGCATCAATTTTCTTTGCTATAAAATCTCTAGAAATTTTTACAACTACATTTTCATCATTAAGCTTAACTTTGATAAAATCCTCTTCTGGTTTTACCACCTCGCAAATTATCCCACCATTTGTGATGATTTTATCTCCTTTTTCTAAAGATGAAACCATTAATTTGTGGTCTTTTGCTTGTTTTTGTTGTGGTCTAATAACCAAAAAATAAAAAATCGCAAAAAGCACAATGAGAGGCAACAATGAAGTCCAAATATTTCCGTTTTCTGCCATTTCTTCCCCTTTTTTTAAAGTTCATAAATTCTAATTCTACCACTTTTAAAATAATAAAAGCCTTTTTTTCTGCACTTTTATTGTCAAATTTTATTTATTTTTCTTTTTTTGAAAATTTACTTTTTGAATTTATTTCTCCATTTTTAAGTATATATGGTTTGGTTTTATTGCTAAGAAATAAAAGTAAAGTAGGATATTTTTATACCGGATTTTTTGTAGGAATTTTATGGTTTTGGTGGATAGCTTTATCATCAATTTATTTTGATTTAGCTTATTTAATTCCTTTAGAAATTATCTTAATAGGATTAATTTATGGATTTTTATTTTTAGTATGTTTTTTTCTTAAATATGATTTTTTAAGACTTTGTGGAATTTTTTTACTTAGTTTTATTCATCCTTTTGGTTTTGATTGGCTAAATTGGGGTGTTTTAAGTGTATATGGGATCTTTGATGCAAGTTATCAAGGCATTATAGCTATGTTTTTGATTGCTTATTTTTATTATGAAAAATACATTTCAAGATATTATAAGATAGCAATTATTTTAACCCTTATTCTAATCGGAGCTCAATACAATCAAAAACAACCGCAAATACTAAATTTAGACTATAAATTAATCCAAACTAATATCTCCCAAGATCAAAAATT is a window encoding:
- the secD gene encoding protein translocase subunit SecD; this translates as MRSGKITYRSIIFFVVFLIGLVFSIPSFMQTQSGAKINLGLDLQGGLHMLLGVEVEEAVKSKVKSIASSLSYSINKEDIIVDKIKVNDTSIEFSLLDENDVAKVDLLLKDIKGLAIAHENLHYTLSLTQEEIKLTHEQAILQAVETIRNRLDQFGLAEPNVARSGEDKILVELPGIKTAADEARARELIAKAAHLQLMEVDDVRMDQVNNLTPAQAAEYGDLIFEDAKNPQIKYLVKSIPILDGSMLTDAKVGFAQSNNLPVINFNLNSEGAKKFGDYTGNNVGKRLAIVLDNKVYSAPRINERIGGGSGQISGSFTVEEAHDVAIALRSGALLAPVKMLEKRSVGPSLGADSIKMSMIALAGASILVIAFMVMYYGIAGIFANIALVANILVIIAVMAMFGATLTLPGMAGLVLTVGMAVDSNVIINERIRELLREGASIRQSVENGYKHAMSAILDSNITSLITSVVLYAYGTGAVKGFAVTLSIGILVSMITSIVGTHGMFEMFMNRMEKSNNTRLWFGYRRP
- the yajC gene encoding preprotein translocase subunit YajC, translating into MAENGNIWTSLLPLIVLFAIFYFLVIRPQQKQAKDHKLMVSSLEKGDKIITNGGIICEVVKPEEDFIKVKLNDENVVVKISRDFIAKKIDA
- a CDS encoding apolipoprotein N-acyltransferase, with translation MKSKYFRFLPFLPLFLKFINSNSTTFKIIKAFFSALLLSNFIYFSFFENLLFEFISPFLSIYGLVLLLRNKSKVGYFYTGFFVGILWFWWIALSSIYFDLAYLIPLEIILIGLIYGFLFLVCFFLKYDFLRLCGIFLLSFIHPFGFDWLNWGVLSVYGIFDASYQGIIAMFLIAYFYYEKYISRYYKIAIILTLILIGAQYNQKQPQILNLDYKLIQTNISQDQKFIQENLQTHSKDIFYQINQAIKEGKEVIVFPETAFAFALNKAPSYLQALKDLSKQIIIITGTISTTPNHLYNSTYVFDNGNIQVFNKHYLVPFGEEIPIFKTFFKKYLLNIDEFSKGKELNQYTLNNQLITNAICFEATKEKLYKHSKIIIAISNNAWFNFSSEYKLQNFLMRFYANNYNASIYHAVNGKENAVIKPKEILILKIKEKLLKQNEA